Genomic DNA from Clavibacter michiganensis:
CTGCAGGTGCACGCCCGCCTCGCCGCGCGGGGCGATGCCGGCATCCACCAGGTCGCGGTTGTGATCCCACTTGATGTACGCGATGTCGTTCTCGCTCAGGATCGCGGTCATCCGCTCGAGCACGTGCGCGTACGCCTCGGGGATCGCCAGGTCGAGCACCTGCTGGTCGCGGGCGCGCACGGGGAGGCGGCCGCCCGTGGCCATGATCCACTCGGGGTGGGCGCGCGCCAGATCGCTGTCCTCGTTGACCATCTCGGGCTCGAACCAGAGGCCGAACTCCATGCCGAGGCCCGTGACGTGCTCGATGATCGGGCCGAGGCCGTCGGGCCAGACGTCCTCGTCGACGTACCAGTCGCCGAGGCCGGCGTGGTCGTCGCGGCGGTGGCGGAACCAGCCGTCGTCGAGCACGTAGCGCTCGACGCCGAGGGCGGCCGCGCGATCCGCGAGGTCCGTCAGGCGCGCGAGGTCGTGGTCGAAGTAGACGGCCTCCCACACGTTGATCGTCATGGGCCGGTCGCGGCGCGGGTGCGTGTCCCGCGCGCGCAGGTGGCGGTGGAAGCGGGCGGCCTGGTCGTCGAGGCCGTCGCCGTACGCGGCGTAGACCCACGGGCTCGCGTACGCCTCGCCCTGGGCCAGGCGCACCTCGCCGGGCAGCAGCAGCTCGCCGCCGCCGATCACCTGCCGGCCCGTGGAGAGGCGCTCGGCGTAGTGGCGGTGGTTGCCGCTGAAGGCGACGTGCACGCCGCGGACCTCGCCCTGCCGGAAGCCGAAGCCGGGGGTGCCGACCGACAGGAGCGTCGCGGCGTCGGGTCCGGTGCGGCCCTTGCGGCCCTCGCGCTCGTGGATCCCGACGACGAGCTCCCGGCGCTGCGGCGTGCGCTCGAGGCCCCAGCGCCCGGCGAAGTCGAGGATCTCGCGGGCCTCGGCCGGCAGGGGCAGCGCGAGCGTGACGCCGCCGACGTAGTAGGTCCCCTCGCCGGTGTTGGTGACCTCGGCGCGCGTGCGCACGAGGCCCGACGGCAGCAGCTCGACGTCGAGCGCGAGACCGAGGCCCGCGACCTCGTCCACCGCGTCGACGTGCACGAGGGCGGGGCCGGTGGACGCGGATCCGGCACGGCCGTCGACGCCCGCGGGGAGCGGATCGCCGTCGACGGTGGCGGACGCGACGCGGAACAGCGGCGACCAGTCGGCGCCGTCGCGGTGGCCCTCGAGGCCGGGCTTGCCCGTCCACGACGTGTGCGCCTCGGGGAGGATCGCGAGGCGGATGGGGTCGTCGGCGACGCTGCCCGCGATGGGCTCGACGGCCGCGAGCGCGAGCGTCGCGAGGTCG
This window encodes:
- a CDS encoding alpha-galactosidase is translated as MPDTAVPSALLHLRASGVSLVLDLTEGRLPAVVHWGADLGDTTAADLATLALAAVEPIAGSVADDPIRLAILPEAHTSWTGKPGLEGHRDGADWSPLFRVASATVDGDPLPAGVDGRAGSASTGPALVHVDAVDEVAGLGLALDVELLPSGLVRTRAEVTNTGEGTYYVGGVTLALPLPAEAREILDFAGRWGLERTPQRRELVVGIHEREGRKGRTGPDAATLLSVGTPGFGFRQGEVRGVHVAFSGNHRHYAERLSTGRQVIGGGELLLPGEVRLAQGEAYASPWVYAAYGDGLDDQAARFHRHLRARDTHPRRDRPMTINVWEAVYFDHDLARLTDLADRAAALGVERYVLDDGWFRHRRDDHAGLGDWYVDEDVWPDGLGPIIEHVTGLGMEFGLWFEPEMVNEDSDLARAHPEWIMATGGRLPVRARDQQVLDLAIPEAYAHVLERMTAILSENDIAYIKWDHNRDLVDAGIAPRGEAGVHLQTLAAYRLMDELKARFPGLEIESCSSGGSRVDLGVLERTDRVWVSDCIDPLDRQTMMRWTMQLLPPELMGSHIASGVSHTTGRAHRLAFRAGSALYGHLGIEWDLAQATDEENADLAAWIALYKEERALMHTGTVVRADESDPTLLVYGAVAEDAERALFFLASIGRSEVSPRGRLLLPGLDPARRYRVEPVRVGTPEPGFAAPAWWDGVELTGRALAASGLHAPLMLPESIAILRVTAV